A single window of Candidatus Binatia bacterium DNA harbors:
- a CDS encoding PQQ-binding-like beta-propeller repeat protein — MPNHAYLPAAAGSRLLLLVRSCRPQGTPRRRLALALGLVSALALVAQDAHADTRCGSALQKNVCLEATGSCLPFADPGPANSPWPLFQQNPQHTGHAPFAGPTCGNEIWTTKIKGKILSTPAIGEDGTLFFASAKYPICALNPANGDVYWCQTDNQGKLPDYSSPAVGNDGMLYVGTRDNDLWAIDIPPTNASIAPVAWRQKVCTDGDITTSPSIGPDGVVYMGSDSLGGGTIMAMCPGTERRIKWCINPLGGGIKNVSPALSPDGSQVYITHGGAFVASLSTATGVKNWEVQLEAKRNGVRGANYTPVVHPTTGKIYIGFDEGLFVVTPPPSLPGTPTTQLLFPTAALFKERIESPPAIDTTNGTIFFLASRGQKTSLYAIGFNGLLKWKKDYTQLGRGRARNTPPVIDANGNVYVVMKKALHAFDKNGNLLFTKQTKKKFETAPILAPGRLYVGQVDGTIYALGDC, encoded by the coding sequence ATGCCCAATCACGCGTACCTGCCGGCTGCGGCCGGCTCGCGGCTGCTGTTGCTCGTTCGTTCCTGTCGCCCGCAAGGCACCCCGCGCCGGCGTCTCGCGCTGGCGCTCGGGCTCGTCAGCGCGCTGGCGCTCGTCGCCCAGGACGCGCACGCCGACACCCGCTGCGGCAGCGCGCTGCAGAAAAACGTCTGCCTCGAGGCGACCGGGAGCTGTCTGCCCTTCGCCGATCCCGGCCCCGCGAACAGCCCGTGGCCGCTCTTCCAGCAGAACCCGCAGCACACCGGACACGCCCCGTTCGCCGGCCCGACCTGCGGCAACGAGATCTGGACGACCAAGATCAAGGGCAAGATCCTGAGCACGCCGGCGATCGGCGAGGACGGGACGCTGTTCTTCGCGTCGGCGAAGTACCCGATCTGCGCCCTCAACCCGGCGAACGGCGACGTCTACTGGTGCCAGACCGACAACCAAGGGAAGCTGCCCGACTACTCGTCGCCGGCGGTCGGCAACGACGGCATGCTCTACGTCGGCACGCGCGACAACGACCTCTGGGCGATCGACATCCCGCCGACCAACGCCAGCATCGCGCCGGTCGCGTGGCGCCAGAAGGTCTGCACCGACGGCGACATCACGACCTCGCCGTCGATCGGCCCCGACGGCGTCGTCTACATGGGCTCCGACTCGCTCGGCGGCGGCACCATCATGGCGATGTGCCCGGGCACCGAGCGGCGCATCAAGTGGTGCATCAACCCGCTCGGCGGCGGCATCAAGAACGTGTCGCCGGCGCTCAGCCCCGACGGCTCGCAGGTCTACATCACGCACGGCGGCGCGTTCGTCGCGTCCCTCTCGACCGCGACCGGCGTGAAGAACTGGGAGGTGCAGCTCGAGGCCAAGCGCAACGGCGTACGCGGCGCGAACTACACCCCGGTCGTCCATCCGACCACGGGCAAGATCTACATCGGCTTCGACGAGGGACTCTTCGTCGTGACGCCGCCGCCGTCGCTGCCGGGTACGCCGACGACGCAGCTGCTGTTCCCCACGGCCGCGCTCTTCAAGGAGCGCATCGAGTCGCCGCCCGCGATCGACACGACCAACGGCACGATCTTCTTCCTCGCGTCGCGCGGTCAGAAGACGTCGCTCTACGCGATCGGCTTCAACGGCCTGCTCAAGTGGAAGAAGGACTACACCCAGCTCGGTCGCGGGCGCGCCCGCAACACGCCCCCGGTGATCGACGCGAACGGCAACGTCTACGTGGTGATGAAGAAGGCGCTGCACGCGTTCGACAAGAACGGCAACCTGCTGTTCACCAAGCAGACGAAGAAGAAGTTCGAGACCGCGCCGATCCTCGCGCCCGGGCGCTTGTACGTCGGTCAGGTCGACGGCACGATCTACGCGCTCGGCGACTGCTGA
- a CDS encoding pectin acetylesterase-family hydrolase has translation MRRERRATGTITALLAGALLAFAGCSDSDTANLPPDTEFRMISPVGPIEYEGRELFPMCMDGSPYHFWAKRGSVNKLLVYYQGGGACWNQLTCSLPACDTNVDPNGGDNPNFHGSGFANLNDPRNPFRDWHILYVPYCSCDIHFGDAAQDYPLHVEHRGYHNARVAEKYARENFPNPEEVFVTGTSAGAYGAFFQAPLLHLAYPNARFYVLADAGNGVITQEFLDEYFPNWNFIANLPPEIPQLREVLENDEGMPGYTRVVAHYFPESRWAHYTTAFDGGFGGQTGFYNIMLNGNDPVAALTWWEGSCAFNERMRAQAIQQASESPSNYRYYIGTGSRHGMWGLDKVYEDTTGGVPTIVDWVNAMLAGSPAWTNVECTNCGLTLPGDPRPDPLQPPFVQVGDDVVIDCD, from the coding sequence TTGAGAAGAGAACGACGCGCGACCGGCACGATCACGGCGCTCCTCGCCGGCGCGCTGCTCGCGTTCGCCGGCTGCAGCGACAGCGACACCGCGAACCTGCCGCCGGACACCGAGTTCCGGATGATCTCGCCGGTCGGGCCGATCGAGTACGAGGGTCGGGAGCTGTTCCCGATGTGCATGGACGGCTCGCCGTACCACTTCTGGGCCAAGCGCGGCTCGGTGAACAAGCTGCTGGTCTACTACCAGGGCGGCGGCGCGTGCTGGAACCAGCTGACCTGCAGCCTCCCCGCGTGCGACACCAACGTCGACCCCAACGGCGGCGACAATCCCAATTTTCACGGGAGCGGCTTCGCCAACCTCAACGATCCGCGCAATCCGTTCCGCGACTGGCACATCCTCTACGTGCCGTACTGCTCGTGCGACATTCACTTCGGCGACGCGGCGCAGGACTACCCGCTGCACGTCGAGCACCGCGGCTACCACAACGCGCGCGTCGCGGAGAAGTACGCGCGCGAGAACTTCCCGAACCCCGAGGAGGTGTTCGTCACCGGCACGAGCGCGGGCGCGTACGGCGCGTTCTTCCAGGCGCCGCTGCTGCACCTCGCGTATCCGAACGCGCGCTTCTACGTGCTCGCCGACGCCGGCAACGGCGTCATCACGCAGGAGTTCCTCGACGAGTACTTCCCGAACTGGAACTTCATCGCGAACCTGCCGCCCGAGATCCCGCAGCTCCGCGAGGTGCTGGAGAACGACGAGGGCATGCCGGGCTACACCCGCGTCGTCGCGCACTACTTCCCGGAGAGCCGCTGGGCGCACTACACGACGGCCTTCGACGGCGGCTTCGGCGGCCAGACGGGCTTCTACAACATCATGCTCAACGGCAACGACCCGGTCGCGGCGCTGACGTGGTGGGAAGGGAGCTGCGCGTTCAACGAGCGGATGCGCGCGCAGGCGATCCAGCAGGCCAGCGAGAGCCCGAGCAACTACCGCTACTACATCGGCACCGGCAGCCGGCACGGGATGTGGGGCCTCGACAAGGTCTACGAGGACACGACCGGCGGCGTGCCGACGATCGTCGACTGGGTCAACGCCATGCTCGCGGGCAGCCCGGCGTGGACCAACGTCGAGTGCACGAACTGTGGCTTGACGCTGCCCGGCGATCCAAGGCCGGACCCGCTGCAGCCGCCGTTCGTGCAGGTCGGCGACGACGTCGTGATCGACTGCGACTGA
- a CDS encoding DUF4410 domain-containing protein — translation MKNATFFCLLAAALAGCAATRVSNLSEAPPPASGARPVAIYVSSFEVDPSAIKQSSGVLGDLQQEANQRPRPLASLLGRRPVLGGPPTEDEAIGLLAQSITDALNAKQLGVPAIRVQPDQPTPSNGWIVGGRIVNVDPGNAARSATVGFGTGESQVEVQVDVVAMRDGARTQLLSFSDSAQSRKTPGGLVMMNPYAMAAKFVVSRNATEREIQQLGGQIADEIAAYLNGGASAS, via the coding sequence ATGAAGAACGCGACCTTTTTTTGTCTTCTCGCCGCTGCCCTCGCCGGCTGCGCCGCGACCCGCGTCAGCAACCTCAGCGAAGCGCCGCCGCCGGCTTCGGGCGCGCGCCCGGTCGCGATCTACGTGTCGAGCTTCGAGGTCGACCCGAGCGCCATCAAGCAGAGCTCGGGCGTGCTCGGCGACCTGCAGCAGGAAGCCAACCAGCGTCCGCGGCCGCTCGCGAGCCTGCTCGGCCGCAGGCCGGTGCTCGGCGGCCCGCCGACCGAGGACGAGGCGATCGGCCTGCTCGCGCAGAGCATCACCGACGCCCTCAACGCGAAGCAGCTCGGCGTCCCCGCGATCCGTGTCCAGCCCGATCAGCCGACGCCGAGCAACGGCTGGATCGTCGGCGGGCGCATCGTCAACGTCGACCCGGGCAACGCCGCGCGCAGCGCGACGGTCGGCTTCGGGACCGGCGAGTCGCAGGTCGAGGTGCAGGTCGACGTCGTCGCGATGCGCGACGGCGCGCGCACGCAGCTCCTGAGCTTCTCCGACTCGGCGCAGAGCCGGAAGACGCCGGGCGGTCTGGTGATGATGAACCCCTACGCGATGGCGGCGAAGTTCGTCGTCTCGCGCAACGCGACCGAGCGCGAGATCCAGCAGCTCGGCGGCCAGATCGCGGACGAGATTGCCGCGTATCTGAACGGCGGCGCGTCGGCGTCGTAG
- a CDS encoding amidohydrolase, with translation MCLTCDLVHALSTSAKALLGPRAASAADAPPTQTPASTPAQAQPTASGATAKSDDTSPASVVFRGGRVYTVDPKRPWAEAVAVRDGAIVAVGSNDEVAERIGPDTKVVELAGRMLLPGFVEGHMHPLVGAFFAAGVDLQLENKEQALEAVARYARENPDGPVRGFGWRVDMFPSEGPNRADLDRIVPDRPVLLFSIDAHSLWVNSKALEMAGIDRNTPDPVPGFSYYVRDEEGALAGYVLELPALLPIVNAIVPLTRETVDPLFAAWAARAAAAGITTVFDAGAPPLGDDPEGMLQVYTDFAREGRLPFRVVASHALKEAPVDHAVARVKELDRRFSHGVVQARVLKIIGDGTAEGYTAWLIEPYADKPDDVGKSPFSVEEWKKVVREADAAGIDLHIHAIGERTTRVALDAIEEAVRVNPPRDRRHTLAHLVYVEDEDIPRFGKLGVIAQFSGNWFSADPATVEIALERYGPERQKKTFRARSILDTGGEISFGTDWPAAGYFSTFKPLDSLQVAVTRQLVGKPDAPVLPPLDQKLDLAQAIRANTLGAARQLRLDHQIGSIEVGKRADLVVLERNLFELDPHDLAKTRVDMTMVDGRFTHGAP, from the coding sequence ATGTGCCTCACCTGCGACCTCGTCCACGCCCTCTCGACGTCCGCGAAAGCCCTGCTCGGCCCACGCGCCGCGTCCGCGGCGGACGCGCCTCCGACGCAGACGCCGGCAAGCACGCCGGCGCAAGCACAGCCGACCGCCAGCGGCGCAACCGCGAAGAGCGACGACACCTCTCCGGCTTCGGTCGTCTTCCGCGGCGGACGCGTCTACACCGTCGACCCGAAACGCCCGTGGGCCGAGGCGGTCGCCGTGCGCGACGGCGCAATCGTCGCCGTCGGCTCGAACGACGAGGTCGCAGAGCGGATCGGCCCCGACACCAAGGTCGTCGAGCTCGCGGGACGCATGCTGCTGCCGGGCTTCGTCGAGGGGCACATGCACCCGCTCGTGGGCGCGTTCTTCGCGGCCGGCGTCGACCTGCAGCTCGAGAACAAGGAGCAGGCGCTCGAGGCCGTCGCGCGCTACGCGCGCGAGAACCCCGACGGTCCGGTGCGCGGCTTCGGCTGGCGCGTCGACATGTTCCCGTCCGAAGGGCCGAACCGCGCCGACCTCGACCGCATCGTCCCCGACCGCCCGGTGCTACTTTTTTCGATCGACGCGCACAGCCTGTGGGTGAACAGCAAGGCGCTCGAGATGGCGGGCATCGATCGCAACACGCCCGATCCGGTGCCGGGCTTCAGCTACTACGTGCGCGACGAAGAGGGCGCGCTCGCGGGCTACGTGCTCGAGCTGCCGGCGCTGCTGCCGATCGTCAACGCGATCGTGCCGCTGACGCGCGAGACCGTCGACCCGCTGTTCGCCGCCTGGGCGGCGCGCGCCGCCGCGGCCGGGATCACCACGGTGTTCGACGCCGGCGCACCACCGCTCGGCGACGACCCCGAGGGGATGCTGCAGGTCTACACGGACTTCGCGCGCGAAGGACGCCTGCCGTTCCGCGTCGTCGCGAGCCATGCGCTGAAGGAGGCACCGGTGGACCACGCGGTGGCGCGCGTGAAAGAGCTCGACCGACGCTTCTCACACGGCGTCGTGCAGGCGCGCGTGCTCAAGATCATCGGCGACGGCACCGCCGAGGGCTACACCGCCTGGCTCATCGAGCCCTACGCCGACAAGCCCGACGACGTCGGCAAGTCGCCGTTCTCGGTCGAGGAGTGGAAGAAGGTCGTGCGCGAGGCGGACGCGGCCGGCATCGACCTGCACATCCACGCGATCGGCGAGCGCACGACGCGCGTCGCGCTCGACGCGATCGAGGAAGCGGTCCGCGTCAACCCACCGCGCGACCGTCGTCACACGCTGGCACACCTGGTGTACGTCGAGGACGAGGACATCCCGCGCTTCGGCAAGCTCGGCGTGATCGCGCAGTTCTCCGGCAACTGGTTCTCCGCCGACCCGGCGACGGTCGAGATCGCGCTCGAGCGCTACGGTCCCGAGCGCCAGAAGAAGACGTTCCGCGCCCGCTCGATCCTCGACACGGGCGGCGAGATCTCGTTCGGCACCGACTGGCCCGCGGCGGGCTACTTCTCGACCTTCAAGCCGCTCGACTCGCTGCAGGTCGCGGTGACGCGTCAGCTCGTCGGCAAGCCCGACGCGCCGGTGCTGCCGCCGCTCGACCAGAAGCTCGACCTCGCGCAAGCGATCCGCGCCAACACCCTGGGCGCGGCGCGCCAGCTACGCCTCGATCACCAGATCGGCTCGATCGAGGTCGGCAAGCGCGCCGACCTCGTCGTGCTCGAGCGCAACCTCTTCGAGCTCGACCCGCACGACCTCGCGAAGACGCGCGTCGACATGACGATGGTGGACGGACGCTTCACGCACGGCGCGCCGTAG
- the rdgC gene encoding recombination-associated protein RdgC, with protein sequence MGFLSASSSIVRFAAPAPKHLDREALCRAINQRAFREHDEDGLPKTEAFGWVAIHDPLVVELETSDVFFQQYVVLGFRYDRRKAPAKLVRLERRRAEEARKREQNLEHLGRAVRKEIKEEVEARLLLQALPSPQLFECAWNLETGTLLFTGKSRAPREAFTALFRDTTGVAPVPLIPYFAVERVGLSGTTIDAVRAVERSSLVAVRAEDGIAAVAGATS encoded by the coding sequence CACCTCGACCGCGAGGCGCTCTGCCGCGCGATCAACCAGCGCGCCTTCCGCGAGCACGACGAGGACGGCTTGCCGAAGACGGAAGCGTTCGGCTGGGTCGCGATCCACGACCCGCTGGTGGTCGAGCTCGAGACGAGCGACGTCTTCTTCCAGCAGTACGTCGTGCTCGGCTTCCGCTACGATCGCCGCAAGGCGCCCGCGAAGCTCGTGCGTCTCGAGCGCCGACGCGCCGAGGAGGCGCGCAAGCGCGAGCAGAACCTCGAGCACCTCGGCCGCGCGGTGCGCAAGGAGATCAAGGAGGAGGTCGAGGCGCGGCTGCTCCTGCAGGCGCTGCCGAGCCCGCAGCTCTTCGAGTGCGCGTGGAACCTCGAGACCGGGACGCTGCTCTTCACCGGCAAGTCGCGCGCGCCGCGTGAGGCCTTCACGGCGCTGTTCCGCGACACGACGGGCGTCGCGCCGGTGCCGCTCATCCCGTACTTCGCGGTCGAGCGCGTCGGCCTCTCGGGGACGACGATCGACGCGGTGCGCGCGGTCGAGCGCAGCTCGCTGGTCGCCGTTCGGGCCGAGGACGGCATCGCCGCGGTCGCAGGAGCGACGTCGTGA
- a CDS encoding phage holin family protein has product MYLILQWFLSALSLMIVAHIVPGFSVRSFGSALLASLVIGLVNATVGLVLKILTFPLTILTFGLFLLVINGLMIQLASAMLDGFHVTGFWPAFFGAIVLSVLNAIWRSLVLGD; this is encoded by the coding sequence ATGTACCTGATCCTGCAGTGGTTCTTGAGCGCGCTCAGCCTGATGATCGTCGCGCACATCGTGCCGGGCTTCAGCGTGCGGAGCTTCGGCTCGGCGCTGCTCGCGTCGCTGGTGATCGGTCTGGTCAACGCGACCGTCGGGCTGGTGCTGAAGATCCTGACCTTCCCGCTGACGATCCTCACCTTCGGGTTGTTCCTGCTGGTGATCAACGGGCTCATGATCCAGCTCGCCTCGGCGATGCTGGACGGCTTTCACGTCACGGGATTCTGGCCCGCGTTCTTCGGCGCGATCGTGCTCTCGGTGCTGAACGCGATCTGGCGCTCGCTCGTGCTCGGCGACTGA
- a CDS encoding glutathione S-transferase family protein — translation MKLYTSIGPNPRTVRMFMIEKGIELPKVELDLLGGENRRPPYTDKNPAGQSPALELDDGRVIGETVAICEYLEELHPLPALIGTTPEERAETRMWQRRVELLITEHLYNAFRWSEGIELFRPRMPVLPEAADGLKALVRQRLAWLDGLLAGKSWLAGERFTLADIILFSALDFGRTVKQPFDESLVNLKAWFERVAARPSAQAG, via the coding sequence ATGAAGCTCTACACCTCGATCGGACCCAATCCGCGCACTGTGCGGATGTTCATGATCGAGAAGGGCATCGAGCTGCCGAAGGTCGAGCTCGACCTGCTGGGCGGCGAGAACCGCCGTCCGCCGTACACCGACAAGAACCCCGCCGGGCAGAGCCCGGCGCTCGAGCTCGACGACGGCCGCGTGATCGGCGAGACGGTCGCGATCTGCGAGTACCTCGAGGAGCTGCATCCCCTGCCGGCGCTCATCGGCACGACACCCGAGGAGCGCGCCGAGACCCGCATGTGGCAGCGCCGCGTCGAGCTGCTGATCACCGAGCACCTCTACAACGCGTTCCGCTGGTCGGAGGGCATCGAGCTCTTCCGGCCGCGCATGCCGGTGCTGCCCGAGGCCGCAGACGGCTTGAAGGCGCTCGTCCGCCAGCGGCTCGCCTGGCTCGACGGCCTGCTGGCCGGCAAGAGCTGGCTCGCCGGCGAGCGCTTCACGCTCGCGGACATCATCCTGTTCTCCGCGCTCGACTTCGGCCGCACCGTCAAGCAACCGTTCGACGAGTCGCTGGTGAATCTGAAGGCCTGGTTCGAGCGCGTCGCGGCGCGGCCGAGCGCGCAGGCCGGCTGA
- a CDS encoding penicillin acylase family protein, which translates to MKHRSIAFAVSLLLVCALPAAADDIARYILPPGNYGGLPTNENSLDQLPLYSGLTPLRDDVTFADIERLFLPEDFQPIEPTREENTGRPGLRLIYDAYGIPHIYGETREDLAFGAGWTTARDRGLLIQIGRGPARVAVADVPNIDAFSLVTSAQSFTPSPEAEALVSAQADLLVELYGDEGRQILAEAQAYADGVNAYWAANGIQEQPATVNDVLAVTAFIGSIFGSGGGAEAANANLLAKLQQSLGKVRGRAAWEDVMLFNDPEAPTTIRRRFEYPVLTGGPVTGSVVLDPDSIESVDPRQSGDEAAMAPARLQASNFLVTAPSRSATGNSLAAMGPQLGYYYPEIVQQIHLEGAGIKAQGIAVPGLAMYVLIGRTENYAWSLTSAGHDVRDVYAEELCEPDGSRPTRESKHYLFHGQCRPMETFNAGTLGDTPLIYNVTVHGPVFATATVDGKPYALSRRRSTFGRDALNLVALKRMTEGVAKTPALFWHTANQFGFTFNWAYVSRRTTAYFSSGLLPRRPRGLDRRLPTLGTGQYEWQGFLPERAHPHDVGGPEGLLLNWNNQSAPGFMHGDDEPYGSVHRVEVFDQWPRKPLLTDVVGIMNRAATEDIRSLVWPVVSRVLKKGRAPSARDQQVVEILDAWVADDAPRVDADGDGMYDHAGPVIMDAVWRPIAEAVMRPVFGDLLGDLNRLRNLNGPSGYSYVDKDLRALLGERVKGRFNLSYCGNGRLPRCVDSLWQALHETVEALAEEHGDDPSQWRGPASQTGFVPGLIPDRFPTTNRPTFQQVIEFERR; encoded by the coding sequence GTGAAGCATCGTTCGATCGCTTTCGCCGTGAGCCTGCTGCTCGTCTGCGCGCTTCCCGCGGCCGCCGACGACATCGCTCGCTACATCCTGCCGCCGGGCAACTACGGCGGCCTGCCGACCAACGAGAACTCGCTCGACCAGCTGCCGCTGTACTCGGGCCTCACGCCGCTGCGCGACGACGTCACCTTCGCCGACATCGAGCGGCTCTTTCTTCCCGAGGACTTCCAGCCGATCGAGCCGACGCGCGAGGAGAACACCGGGCGTCCCGGGCTGCGGCTGATCTACGACGCGTACGGGATCCCGCACATCTACGGCGAGACCCGTGAGGATCTCGCCTTCGGTGCAGGCTGGACGACGGCGCGCGACCGCGGCCTGCTGATCCAGATCGGCCGTGGTCCGGCGCGCGTGGCGGTCGCCGACGTGCCGAACATCGACGCCTTCTCGCTCGTCACCAGCGCGCAGAGCTTCACGCCGAGCCCCGAAGCCGAGGCGCTGGTCAGCGCCCAGGCCGATCTGCTGGTCGAGCTCTACGGCGACGAGGGCCGTCAGATCCTCGCCGAGGCGCAGGCCTACGCGGACGGCGTCAACGCCTACTGGGCCGCGAACGGCATCCAGGAGCAGCCGGCGACCGTCAACGACGTCCTCGCGGTGACCGCCTTCATCGGCTCGATCTTCGGCTCGGGCGGCGGCGCCGAGGCGGCGAACGCGAACCTGCTCGCGAAGCTCCAGCAGAGCCTCGGCAAGGTGCGCGGTCGCGCCGCGTGGGAAGACGTCATGCTGTTCAACGACCCCGAGGCGCCGACCACGATCCGCCGCCGCTTCGAGTACCCCGTGCTCACCGGCGGTCCGGTGACCGGCTCCGTCGTGCTCGATCCCGACTCGATCGAGAGCGTCGATCCGCGTCAGTCCGGGGACGAGGCGGCGATGGCGCCCGCCCGGCTGCAGGCGTCGAACTTCCTCGTCACCGCGCCCTCACGCTCGGCGACCGGCAACTCGCTCGCCGCCATGGGGCCGCAGCTCGGCTACTACTATCCGGAGATCGTCCAGCAGATTCACCTCGAGGGCGCGGGCATCAAGGCGCAGGGCATCGCGGTGCCGGGGCTCGCGATGTACGTGCTGATCGGCCGCACCGAGAACTACGCGTGGAGCTTGACGTCGGCCGGGCACGACGTGCGCGACGTCTACGCAGAGGAGCTCTGCGAGCCAGACGGATCGCGGCCGACCCGCGAGTCGAAGCACTACCTCTTCCACGGGCAGTGCCGTCCGATGGAGACCTTCAACGCCGGCACGCTCGGCGACACGCCGCTCATCTACAACGTCACGGTGCACGGGCCGGTGTTCGCGACCGCGACCGTCGACGGGAAGCCGTACGCGCTGTCGCGTCGTCGCTCGACGTTCGGGCGTGACGCGCTGAACCTCGTCGCGCTCAAGCGCATGACCGAGGGTGTCGCGAAGACGCCGGCCCTGTTCTGGCACACCGCCAATCAGTTCGGCTTCACCTTCAACTGGGCGTACGTCTCGCGGCGCACGACGGCCTACTTCTCCTCCGGCCTGCTGCCGCGCCGTCCGCGCGGGCTCGACCGTCGTCTGCCGACGCTCGGCACCGGTCAGTACGAGTGGCAGGGCTTCCTGCCCGAGCGCGCCCATCCGCACGACGTCGGCGGCCCGGAGGGCTTGCTGCTCAACTGGAACAACCAGTCGGCGCCGGGCTTCATGCACGGCGACGACGAGCCGTACGGCTCCGTGCACCGCGTCGAGGTGTTCGACCAGTGGCCGCGCAAGCCGCTGCTCACCGACGTCGTCGGCATCATGAACCGCGCCGCGACCGAGGACATCCGCTCGCTGGTGTGGCCGGTCGTGAGCCGCGTGCTGAAGAAGGGACGCGCGCCGAGCGCGCGCGATCAGCAGGTGGTCGAGATCCTCGACGCCTGGGTCGCGGACGACGCGCCGCGCGTCGACGCCGACGGCGACGGGATGTACGACCACGCCGGTCCGGTGATCATGGACGCGGTGTGGCGGCCGATCGCCGAGGCGGTGATGCGGCCGGTGTTCGGCGACCTGCTCGGCGATCTGAACCGGCTGCGCAACCTGAACGGCCCGTCGGGATACTCCTACGTCGACAAGGACCTGCGGGCGCTGCTCGGCGAGCGCGTCAAGGGTCGCTTCAACCTTTCGTACTGCGGGAACGGCAGGCTGCCGAGGTGCGTCGACTCGCTGTGGCAGGCGCTGCACGAGACCGTGGAGGCGCTCGCCGAGGAGCACGGCGACGATCCGTCGCAGTGGCGCGGGCCGGCGTCGCAGACGGGCTTCGTGCCGGGGCTCATCCCCGACCGCTTCCCGACCACCAACCGGCCGACGTTCCAGCAGGTCATCGAGTTCGAGCGGCGGTGA